In Paraflavitalea devenefica, the following are encoded in one genomic region:
- a CDS encoding RagB/SusD family nutrient uptake outer membrane protein — protein sequence MNKKINILPIIITCLFSITGCTKLNEQILDESSVANMTQKQIAESLIAPVYAKLPDIFLHTNYFALQEIPTDEAILPYRGGTDWYDGGIYITSHKHEFLTSDKNINATWILLFQSISRSISAINQLPEVNDPSAKTFIAEARAMRAYYSMLSLDLFGLIFTKDDAGQLSKILRGSEAIEYIKGEFLAAEADLPTINETHGRMSKAAVWGMLARLHLNAAVYKDIYSPNFNFASEDMDKVIEYCDKIIGTNNYQFSPEYFALFDDNNNTNKEIVFAVDQRSDLNGHNRMAYFSLSGDQFPLPDYVGANGTDGPAITPDFYRSWADFYAPNDPKIDPRFYKENLSRYSDPANNCVPAAQFYINRGILRGQQYGLKKKDGVFLKCPNGDMLVDSLFHASRSKPTLPVYFTEKVDFTLEGSNYPSGYRVSKYMFSRKSVSGRNFGEANIVILRLADIYMMRAEAKLRKSNDANAALADVNTVRASRTARQAPPALTSIDLNALFRERGFEFYWECLRRTDMIRFGKYEGTWTEKTNTNPKKRIFPIPQAAMDGASSLKDYLKQNDSY from the coding sequence AACCTGCCTCTTTAGCATCACAGGATGCACTAAATTGAACGAGCAGATATTGGATGAATCATCTGTCGCCAACATGACACAAAAGCAGATTGCCGAAAGCCTTATAGCCCCCGTGTATGCAAAGCTCCCGGACATATTTCTGCACACCAATTACTTTGCCCTCCAGGAAATACCTACTGACGAGGCTATACTCCCTTATCGCGGAGGTACCGATTGGTATGATGGAGGTATTTATATTACCAGTCATAAACATGAATTCCTCACATCCGACAAAAATATCAATGCCACATGGATCTTACTATTTCAATCTATATCAAGATCGATCAGTGCCATTAATCAATTACCTGAAGTAAATGATCCTTCTGCCAAAACATTTATAGCAGAGGCCAGGGCCATGCGTGCTTATTATTCTATGCTTAGCCTTGATCTTTTTGGATTGATCTTTACCAAAGATGATGCCGGTCAGCTCTCAAAAATCTTGAGAGGCAGTGAAGCCATTGAATACATAAAGGGCGAATTCCTCGCCGCTGAAGCCGACCTGCCAACGATCAATGAAACACATGGCAGAATGTCTAAAGCCGCTGTATGGGGTATGCTCGCAAGGTTACACCTCAATGCCGCTGTTTACAAAGATATTTATTCCCCTAATTTCAACTTTGCCAGCGAAGACATGGACAAGGTAATTGAGTATTGTGATAAGATCATCGGCACCAACAATTACCAGTTTTCGCCCGAATATTTTGCTCTTTTTGATGACAACAACAATACCAACAAGGAAATTGTCTTTGCTGTTGATCAGCGTTCCGACCTCAATGGCCATAACCGTATGGCTTACTTCTCCCTTTCTGGTGATCAGTTCCCCTTACCCGATTACGTAGGCGCCAATGGAACCGACGGACCTGCCATTACTCCTGATTTTTACAGAAGCTGGGCCGATTTCTACGCTCCCAATGATCCCAAAATTGATCCCCGCTTTTACAAGGAAAACCTCTCCCGGTATTCTGACCCAGCCAATAACTGTGTACCCGCTGCCCAGTTTTATATCAACAGGGGCATTCTCAGAGGTCAACAGTATGGGCTCAAGAAAAAGGATGGTGTCTTCCTTAAATGTCCCAACGGAGATATGTTGGTGGATAGTCTCTTTCACGCCTCAAGGTCCAAACCTACCTTACCTGTTTACTTTACCGAAAAAGTAGATTTCACCCTCGAAGGCAGCAATTACCCCTCCGGCTATAGGGTATCTAAATACATGTTCAGCCGTAAGTCGGTAAGTGGTAGAAACTTTGGCGAAGCCAATATTGTTATCCTCCGCCTCGCAGATATCTACATGATGCGTGCAGAAGCGAAGCTTAGAAAAAGCAACGACGCAAATGCAGCATTGGCAGACGTCAATACCGTAAGAGCCTCCCGCACTGCCCGCCAGGCTCCTCCCGCATTAACTTCTATAGATCTTAATGCACTCTTCCGTGAAAGAGGATTTGAATTCTATTGGGAATGCCTGCGCAGAACAGATATGATCCGTTTTGGCAAATACGAAGGTACCTGGACCGAAAAAACCAATACCAACCCGAAGAAAAGGATCTTCCCCATTCCACAAGCAGCAATGGATGGCGCCAGTAGCCTGAAAGATTACCTGAAACAGAACGATAGCTATTAA
- a CDS encoding gliding motility-associated C-terminal domain-containing protein, translating to MTRFAPRVMGKFFVLSFLLNCFLFHAGGQTLKSPPVPQPAQPDSFIRNKQPAILPAGWNNPIQAGNTRTNAAACNNSTFKLRIPAATGEKITLAKLQTFPDNSYLAAGTITLSNGTKEGLLIVLSNDGAIITQKRIRINNGPVTITDAKIALSGDFYIAGFFSDGSNTTFLARFKQDLSSVWIKIVAEAEPPVKVTLDLFEETTETVAMAVQFSGAVNHRAYNPSGAQLWNKRLTPASLTELVGFSTLSYGKLGLITNCQYNGKAAVQVFEISNSNGNLLSTYIQGNGNEDTRALATTSFNVRLNILGAIKNTGPGYSGFRNIIAVSAVNETTQKYPVPFALDFTASAAMDNAGDALGYFLPASEQLIFIKHFSYYAITPEFTRQYTVTGASSIAGIARSFDGGFLFGLNTGLSDQLIMIKTDSIGTLPDCGYQTISVTNTEANMTPNTMATTTESNLTNAENNTVSTDIPASYTVSFDCKKYFCPQDPLEDSCLSTYYKTFRSNNYIDYINFYHLLRDNKQLIATSKYDRILGGINQLTYGLKLLDEKGALLKAVNVYNSINSQAFRPFQVDDRHVMLVSNASYNNMERYNITLVNDDLQQVWSKTFFATGFYAGGMGIGEVHKDAEGNYYILSASSGFLWEKPKVYIYKLDAAGNDLWTRSYEINASVYLGTISATSTASSLIIVAEATNGVSLRLDKATGQLLNSYTFAKNNDGSLHKRTLTYDAGHIFYAGGNNVLLVTTFDTVGKPIKILTSADGGSVMRAAIVKNGHLYVNYNYYDISSNRYKEVLLKLDTALDVQFIKEYQMERNRLSRGLGVSDGGYIYSGGNFSYGGVNGSYADPYLIKYGQEGEVGTCIGTTREPRLSTIAPNTTAITCTPFNSTYLPSMYGMYLVPDTAALNLGAIVCNTTPECTFLDITDPGPICQLNTDYAIPFSRNTNCTIKPQWKFDTSFAAVQKITDTSVVLRFKKTGLVWLKGELNTGCKIFKDSIELHIQNLSFSLTLGNDTTFCPGDSILLKAGAGYAQYTWQDGSSTPEFKVKQPGRYYVEVTNTCGDRSADTIYISEGIIPALTLGQDVKVCKNDTLTVEASPGFTGYSWESGATLIGQGQQIQALPLQNAAVMVEGITQDGCYARDTLQVQLLFPRPVSLGADTSFCASDSITLSAGSGYLQYQWNTGSTAAAITIKKPGQYYIAAQDPNGCFARDTFAVLQTYPLPVVMLGADQELCTGSPKLLNAGSFKSYQWQDGSSNSTFLVADIGLYHVTVTNLYNCIGADTINITALNPPPTGFLKSVDSICKYSRLTLVPDKTYRSYTWSTGAGNSSIVIEKPGVYTLTVTDNKGCTGKDTTVIIQKDCLYGVFIPNAFSPNGDQRNDIFRALVYGPTLQFRLQVFNRYGEQVFHTTNPDQGWDGTFKGKVCDNGPYIWQCSYHIEGSEPAYRKGHVMLVH from the coding sequence ATGACCCGATTCGCCCCGCGGGTAATGGGTAAGTTTTTTGTGCTGAGCTTCCTGCTGAACTGTTTCCTGTTTCACGCCGGGGGCCAGACACTAAAAAGCCCACCTGTACCCCAACCTGCACAACCCGACTCTTTCATCAGGAATAAACAACCGGCCATACTGCCTGCAGGTTGGAACAATCCCATACAAGCCGGCAATACGCGCACAAATGCCGCTGCCTGTAACAACAGCACATTCAAACTACGCATACCAGCCGCCACAGGAGAAAAAATAACACTGGCAAAACTGCAAACATTTCCCGACAACAGTTACCTCGCTGCAGGCACCATCACCCTCAGCAACGGTACCAAAGAAGGGCTTTTGATCGTACTTTCCAACGACGGGGCTATCATTACTCAAAAAAGGATCAGGATCAATAACGGGCCTGTTACCATCACCGATGCAAAGATCGCGCTCTCGGGAGACTTCTATATTGCAGGCTTCTTCAGCGATGGCAGCAACACTACATTCCTGGCCCGGTTCAAACAAGACCTGTCCTCAGTATGGATAAAGATTGTAGCAGAAGCTGAACCACCGGTAAAGGTCACACTCGACCTGTTCGAGGAAACAACCGAAACCGTGGCGATGGCAGTACAGTTTTCCGGTGCTGTGAATCACAGGGCCTACAATCCATCAGGCGCCCAGCTATGGAACAAAAGACTAACACCTGCCTCATTAACAGAGCTGGTTGGTTTCAGTACGCTCAGTTATGGAAAATTAGGGCTCATTACCAACTGCCAGTACAATGGGAAAGCAGCCGTACAGGTATTTGAGATCAGCAACAGCAACGGTAACCTGCTGTCTACATACATACAGGGTAATGGCAATGAGGATACCAGGGCCCTTGCCACCACCTCATTCAACGTAAGATTAAACATATTAGGCGCCATCAAAAACACAGGCCCCGGCTACAGCGGCTTCAGGAACATCATCGCAGTGTCGGCTGTTAATGAAACTACTCAAAAATACCCGGTGCCATTTGCGTTGGATTTTACAGCTTCCGCAGCAATGGACAATGCCGGTGATGCATTGGGCTATTTTCTGCCAGCCTCAGAACAACTCATATTTATTAAGCACTTCTCTTACTATGCCATTACGCCGGAATTCACCCGGCAATACACAGTAACAGGTGCATCCTCCATCGCCGGCATCGCCCGCTCTTTTGATGGCGGTTTCCTCTTTGGCCTTAATACCGGCTTGTCAGACCAGCTCATCATGATCAAAACAGACAGTATAGGTACATTGCCCGATTGTGGATACCAGACAATAAGCGTCACCAACACGGAAGCCAACATGACGCCCAATACCATGGCAACAACGACTGAAAGCAACCTGACCAATGCGGAGAATAATACCGTGAGTACCGACATCCCGGCTTCTTATACAGTTTCCTTTGATTGTAAAAAATACTTTTGCCCGCAGGACCCGCTGGAAGACAGTTGTCTCAGCACCTACTATAAAACATTCCGGTCAAACAACTATATAGATTATATAAACTTCTATCACTTATTGCGCGACAATAAACAACTCATCGCTACCAGCAAATATGACCGCATCCTCGGAGGCATCAACCAGCTTACCTATGGCCTGAAATTACTGGACGAAAAAGGCGCCCTCTTAAAAGCGGTAAATGTCTACAATAGCATCAATTCACAGGCATTCCGGCCGTTCCAGGTAGATGACCGGCATGTCATGCTCGTATCCAACGCATCCTATAACAACATGGAGCGGTATAATATAACGCTCGTCAATGACGACCTGCAGCAGGTATGGAGCAAAACCTTCTTTGCCACCGGTTTTTACGCAGGAGGTATGGGAATAGGAGAAGTCCATAAAGATGCGGAAGGCAACTATTACATACTAAGTGCTTCATCCGGCTTCCTTTGGGAAAAACCCAAAGTATACATTTACAAACTGGATGCAGCAGGAAATGACCTGTGGACAAGATCTTATGAAATAAACGCTAGTGTATACCTCGGTACCATCAGCGCTACCTCCACCGCCTCCAGCCTCATCATCGTGGCAGAAGCAACCAATGGCGTATCACTCAGGCTGGATAAAGCGACCGGTCAACTGCTCAACAGCTATACCTTCGCCAAAAACAATGATGGTTCCCTGCACAAACGCACGCTTACCTATGATGCCGGGCATATCTTCTACGCAGGAGGGAACAATGTACTACTCGTCACTACCTTCGATACCGTCGGCAAACCCATAAAAATACTCACCTCTGCTGATGGCGGCTCTGTCATGCGGGCAGCCATTGTTAAAAATGGGCACCTGTATGTCAATTACAACTATTATGATATCAGCAGCAATCGGTATAAGGAAGTACTGTTGAAGCTCGATACAGCGCTTGACGTTCAGTTTATAAAAGAATATCAAATGGAGCGGAACCGCCTTAGCCGGGGCCTCGGCGTAAGTGATGGCGGTTACATCTATTCAGGAGGCAACTTTTCCTATGGAGGTGTCAATGGCAGTTACGCCGATCCCTACCTCATAAAATATGGCCAGGAGGGCGAAGTAGGGACCTGCATTGGTACCACCAGGGAACCCAGGCTTTCAACAATAGCACCCAACACAACAGCCATCACCTGTACGCCATTCAACAGTACATATCTCCCTTCCATGTATGGCATGTACCTTGTGCCGGATACCGCAGCGCTCAACCTCGGAGCCATCGTTTGCAATACCACGCCCGAATGCACCTTCCTGGATATAACAGATCCGGGTCCCATCTGTCAGCTCAATACAGACTATGCTATTCCGTTCAGCAGGAATACCAATTGCACCATAAAACCGCAATGGAAATTTGATACCAGCTTTGCTGCTGTACAAAAAATAACAGATACCTCTGTGGTGCTCCGGTTCAAAAAAACCGGCCTGGTATGGCTGAAAGGCGAACTCAATACAGGCTGTAAAATATTTAAAGACAGTATAGAGTTACACATACAAAACCTGTCCTTTTCATTAACGCTCGGCAATGACACTACCTTCTGTCCCGGCGATTCTATCCTGCTAAAAGCAGGCGCCGGTTATGCACAGTACACCTGGCAGGATGGCTCCTCCACACCTGAGTTTAAAGTAAAACAACCGGGCCGCTACTATGTGGAAGTAACCAATACCTGCGGCGACCGTTCAGCAGACACCATCTATATCAGCGAAGGAATTATTCCTGCCTTAACCCTCGGGCAGGATGTTAAAGTCTGTAAAAACGATACGCTTACCGTGGAAGCATCCCCCGGCTTTACCGGTTATAGTTGGGAATCCGGCGCAACGCTCATCGGGCAGGGACAGCAAATACAGGCATTACCGCTTCAAAACGCCGCTGTCATGGTAGAAGGCATAACCCAGGATGGTTGCTATGCCAGGGACACCTTACAGGTGCAACTGTTATTTCCACGTCCTGTAAGCCTTGGTGCAGATACCAGTTTCTGCGCCTCCGACTCCATAACACTGTCAGCAGGCAGCGGGTATCTTCAATACCAGTGGAATACCGGCAGCACAGCAGCAGCTATCACCATTAAAAAGCCCGGACAATATTACATCGCCGCCCAGGACCCCAATGGATGTTTTGCCCGCGATACATTTGCTGTACTTCAAACTTACCCCTTACCGGTAGTTATGCTTGGTGCAGATCAGGAGCTTTGTACAGGCAGCCCGAAACTGTTGAATGCAGGAAGTTTCAAATCCTATCAATGGCAGGACGGAAGCTCCAACTCCACATTCCTTGTTGCTGATATAGGGCTTTATCATGTAACTGTTACCAACCTTTATAACTGCATAGGCGCTGATACCATAAACATCACCGCACTGAACCCGCCGCCCACAGGTTTCCTGAAATCAGTTGACTCCATTTGTAAATATTCCAGGCTCACACTTGTTCCTGATAAAACCTATAGAAGTTATACCTGGTCAACGGGCGCCGGCAATTCATCCATCGTAATAGAGAAGCCCGGTGTATATACCCTTACCGTTACCGACAATAAAGGTTGTACAGGCAAAGACACTACCGTGATCATTCAGAAAGATTGTTTATACGGCGTCTTTATCCCCAATGCATTTAGCCCCAACGGCGATCAGCGCAATGATATATTCAGGGCGTTGGTATATGGACCTACCCTCCAATTCAGGTTACAGGTATTTAACCGTTACGGCGAACAGGTATTCCATACCACTAACCCGGATCAGGGATGGGATGGCACCTTTAAAGGGAAAGTCTGCGACAATGGTCCCTATATATGGCAATGCAGCTATCACATTGAAGGAAGTGAACCAGCCTACCGGAAAGGCCATGTCATGTTGGTTCACTAA